The stretch of DNA CCCGGACGAGAACTTCTCGCACAAGGTCAACAAGAAGATGTTCCGCGCAGGTATCTGCTCGATCTTCTCGCAGCTGGCCCGCGAAGGCCGTCTGAACGTTGTCGAAAACCTGTCGATCGAAGCTCCGAAGACCAAGCTGCTGTCGCAAAAGCTGCAGGGCATGGGCCTGGAATCGGTCCTGGTGATCACCGACACCATCGATGAAAACCTGGAACTGGCATCGCGCAACCTGCCGAACGTGCTCGTCGTCGAGCCGAAGTCGGCTGACCCGATGTCGCTGGTGTTCTACAAGAAAGTCCTGGTCACCAAAGCTGCTCTGGCCAAGATCGAGGAGATGTACGCATGAGCACCGCTATCAAATTCAGCGAAGAGCGCCTGATGAAGGTGCTGCTGGCTCCGGTTATTTCCGAAAAGGCGACCTTCGTCGCTGAAAAGAACGAACAGATCGTGTTCAAGGTTCTGCCGGATGCAACCAAGCCGGAAATCAAGGCTGCCGTCGAACTGCTGTTCAAGGTCGAAGTGGAATCGGTGCAAACCGTCAACCGCGAAGGCAAGGTCAAGCGTTCGGGCCGTTTCACCGGTCGCCGCAACCACACCAAGCGCGCTTTCGTGGCCCTCAAGCCGGGTCAGGAAATCAATTTTGTCGAGGAGGCTAAATAATGGCACTCGTTAAGATGAAGCCAACCTCCCCAGGCCGCCGCGGCATGGTGAAGGTTGTGAACAGCGACCTGTACAAAGGTCGTCCGTTCGCAGCCCTGGTTGAGAAGAAATCGAAGACTGCTGGCCGTAACAACAACGGTCACATCACCACCCGTCACATCGGCGGTGGCCACAAGCAGCACTACCGTCTGGTCGACTTCAAGCGCCAGAAGGACGGCATCCCTGCCAAGGTCGAGCGTATCGAATACGACCCGAACCGTACCGCGCACATCGCTCTGCTGTGCTACGCGGACGGCCAGCGTGCGTACATCATCGCTCCGAAGGGCGTCGCTGTCGGCGATACCCTGATGAACGGTTCGGAAGCACCGATCAAGGCCGGTAACTGCCTGCCGATCCGCAACATCCCGGTTGGTACCGTGATGCACTGCGTCGAAATGCTGCCGGGCAAAGGCGCACAGATGGCCCGCACCGCCGGCGCCGCTGTCGTCCTGATGGCCCGCGAAGGCACCTACGCCCAGGTTCGCCTGCGCTCGGGTGAAGTCCGTCGCGTGCACATCGAGTGCCGTGCAACCGTGGG from Massilia varians encodes:
- the rplB gene encoding 50S ribosomal protein L2 — translated: MALVKMKPTSPGRRGMVKVVNSDLYKGRPFAALVEKKSKTAGRNNNGHITTRHIGGGHKQHYRLVDFKRQKDGIPAKVERIEYDPNRTAHIALLCYADGQRAYIIAPKGVAVGDTLMNGSEAPIKAGNCLPIRNIPVGTVMHCVEMLPGKGAQMARTAGAAVVLMAREGTYAQVRLRSGEVRRVHIECRATVGEVGNAEHSLRKIGKAGAMRWRGVRPTVRGVVMNPIDHPHGGGEGRTAAGRHPVSPWGQQTKGKKTRSNKRTSSMIVSRRGKK
- the rplD gene encoding 50S ribosomal protein L4 encodes the protein MELQLLNEQGQAGAGVAAADTVFGREYNEALIHQIVVAYAANARSGNRKQKDREEVSHTTKKPWRQKGTGRARAGMSSSPLWRGGGRIFPNTPDENFSHKVNKKMFRAGICSIFSQLAREGRLNVVENLSIEAPKTKLLSQKLQGMGLESVLVITDTIDENLELASRNLPNVLVVEPKSADPMSLVFYKKVLVTKAALAKIEEMYA
- the rplW gene encoding 50S ribosomal protein L23, giving the protein MSTAIKFSEERLMKVLLAPVISEKATFVAEKNEQIVFKVLPDATKPEIKAAVELLFKVEVESVQTVNREGKVKRSGRFTGRRNHTKRAFVALKPGQEINFVEEAK